One Pseudomonas rhizophila DNA window includes the following coding sequences:
- the hrpA gene encoding ATP-dependent RNA helicase HrpA yields the protein MTDQAPAIDKLLKNLDHAMLADRHRLRRQLLELRKKPDEAKLAQWVTRMQASCDQVLARKASLPVIRYDDSLPIAAKRDEIKDALLKHQVLIIAGETGSGKTTQLPKICLEIGRGQHGLIGHTQPRRIAARSVASRVAEELATPLGALVGYQVRFEDQSDANTLIKLMTDGILLAETQNDRYLERYDTIIVDEAHERSLNIDFLLGYLKTLLPRRPDLKVIITSATIDLERFSKHFDDAPIVEVSGRTFPVDTWYRPLTLEQDEEGNRVEDDLTVDQAILATLDEIAAYERSERRSPGDVLVFLPGEREIRDAAEMLRKAQLKHTEILPLYARLSPAEQQRIFQSHPGRRVVLATNVAETSLTVPGIRYVIDSGTARISRYSYRAKVQRLPIEAISQASANQRKGRCGRVEPGICVRLYSEEDFLGRPEFTDPEILRTNLAAVILQMLHLRLGEITDFPFIEPPDGKAISDGFNLLQELSAVDRNSQLTPLGRQLARLPVDPRMGRMLLEAAKLGSLQEVLIVASAMSIQDPRERPPERQQAADQAHAQWKDPDSDFAGLVNLWRGFEEQRQALTASPLRNWCRKNFLNYLRLREWRDSHRQLSLICRDMQLSLNKEPADFPKLHKAVLSGLLSQIGQKTEDGDYLGARQRRFWVHPSSGLGKKRPQWLMTAELVETTKLYARMVAKIEPDWIEPLAGHLIKKNHFEPHWEKKRGQVVAYEQITLFGLIVVGRRPVHYGPVDPVVSRELFIREALVRGEIQSRAKCLSANTQLLEQLDELEAKARRRDILADEETLFAFYDARLPAEIHQTATFDSWYRINSQKDPQLLIMREEDVLAREASEVTAAYYPDTLRVGELTLPLSYHFEPNHPRDGVTLRVPAPLLPMLPPERLEWLVPGMIEAKCIALVRNLPKALRKNFVPVPDFVKAALQRITFAEGSLPQSLGRELLRMTGARVSDEAWAEAAQQVESHLRMNLEIVDGQGKFLGEGRDLAELTARFAEASQAALAVPQTAKSQAPVEAKIFAPVAEKTQQKIAGLSMTVYPALVEEGGVVKEGRFPTPAEAEFQHRRALQRLLMQQLAESAKFLRGKLPGLTELGLLYRELGRIDSLVEDILLVSLDSCVLEGEASLPRDGAALASLAERKRGGWTEHAERLAKLTLEILKLWHGLQKRFKGKIDLAQAVALNDIKQQLSHLVYPGFVRETPHQWLKELPRYLKAIEQRLEKLGSQVQKDRVWSGELSNLWAQYQTRASKHAQEGKRDPQLELYRWWLEEYRVSLFAQQLGTKVPISDKRLSKQWGQVEP from the coding sequence ATGACTGACCAAGCCCCCGCTATCGACAAGCTGCTGAAAAACCTCGACCACGCCATGCTCGCCGACCGTCACCGGTTGCGGCGTCAGTTGCTCGAGCTGCGCAAGAAACCCGACGAGGCCAAGCTGGCCCAGTGGGTGACGCGCATGCAGGCGTCGTGTGATCAGGTGTTGGCGCGCAAGGCCAGCCTGCCGGTCATCCGTTACGACGACAGCTTGCCGATCGCCGCCAAGCGCGACGAAATCAAGGACGCGCTGCTCAAGCACCAGGTGCTGATCATCGCTGGCGAAACCGGCTCGGGCAAAACCACGCAACTGCCGAAAATCTGCCTGGAAATCGGTCGCGGCCAGCACGGTTTGATCGGCCATACCCAGCCGCGGCGGATCGCCGCGCGTAGCGTGGCGAGCCGGGTCGCCGAAGAGCTGGCCACGCCGCTGGGGGCGCTGGTCGGTTACCAGGTGCGGTTCGAAGACCAGAGCGACGCCAACACTCTGATCAAGTTGATGACCGACGGCATCCTGCTGGCCGAGACCCAGAACGACCGTTACCTGGAACGCTACGACACGATCATCGTCGACGAAGCCCACGAGCGCAGCCTGAACATCGATTTTTTGCTCGGCTACCTCAAGACCCTGCTGCCGCGTCGCCCGGACCTTAAAGTCATCATCACCTCGGCGACCATCGACCTGGAGCGTTTTTCCAAGCACTTCGATGACGCGCCGATCGTGGAAGTCTCGGGTCGCACCTTCCCGGTGGACACCTGGTATCGCCCGTTGACCCTGGAGCAGGACGAGGAGGGCAACCGCGTCGAGGATGACTTGACCGTCGACCAGGCGATCCTCGCCACCCTCGATGAAATCGCCGCCTATGAGCGTAGCGAACGCCGCAGCCCCGGTGATGTGCTGGTGTTCCTGCCGGGCGAGCGGGAGATTCGCGACGCGGCGGAAATGCTGCGCAAGGCCCAGCTCAAACACACCGAAATCCTGCCGTTGTATGCGCGGCTGTCGCCAGCCGAACAGCAGCGGATCTTCCAGTCCCACCCTGGCCGTCGCGTGGTGCTGGCGACCAACGTCGCTGAAACGTCGCTGACCGTGCCGGGCATCCGCTACGTGATTGACAGCGGCACCGCGCGCATCAGTCGCTACAGCTATCGCGCCAAGGTCCAGCGCCTGCCCATCGAAGCCATTTCCCAGGCCAGCGCCAATCAGCGCAAGGGCCGCTGCGGGCGGGTCGAGCCGGGGATCTGCGTGCGGTTGTACAGCGAGGAGGATTTCCTCGGCCGGCCGGAATTCACCGACCCCGAGATCCTGCGCACCAACCTGGCGGCGGTCATCCTGCAGATGTTGCACCTGCGCCTGGGGGAGATTACCGATTTCCCGTTCATCGAACCGCCGGACGGCAAGGCCATCAGCGACGGCTTCAACTTGCTGCAAGAGCTGTCGGCGGTGGACCGCAACAGTCAGTTGACCCCGCTGGGCCGCCAGTTGGCGCGCTTGCCGGTGGACCCGCGCATGGGCCGTATGCTGCTGGAAGCGGCGAAACTGGGCAGCTTGCAGGAAGTGCTGATCGTCGCCAGCGCCATGTCGATCCAGGACCCGCGCGAGCGTCCACCGGAGCGTCAGCAGGCGGCTGACCAGGCCCACGCCCAGTGGAAAGACCCCGACTCGGACTTCGCCGGGCTGGTCAATCTGTGGCGCGGTTTCGAAGAGCAGCGCCAGGCCCTGACCGCCAGCCCGCTGCGCAACTGGTGCCGCAAGAATTTCCTCAACTACCTGCGCCTGCGCGAGTGGCGCGATTCCCATCGCCAGTTGAGCTTGATCTGCCGCGACATGCAGTTGAGCCTCAATAAAGAGCCGGCTGATTTCCCGAAACTGCACAAGGCGGTGCTTTCCGGCCTGCTGAGCCAGATCGGTCAGAAAACCGAAGACGGCGACTACCTCGGTGCCCGTCAACGACGGTTCTGGGTTCACCCCTCGTCAGGCTTGGGCAAGAAGCGTCCGCAATGGCTGATGACCGCCGAACTGGTGGAAACCACCAAGCTGTACGCGCGCATGGTGGCCAAGATCGAACCGGACTGGATCGAACCGCTGGCCGGCCACCTGATCAAGAAAAACCACTTCGAACCCCATTGGGAGAAAAAGCGCGGGCAGGTGGTGGCGTATGAGCAGATCACCCTGTTCGGGCTGATCGTGGTCGGTCGCCGGCCGGTGCATTACGGGCCGGTGGACCCGGTGGTGTCGCGGGAACTGTTCATCCGCGAGGCGCTGGTGCGCGGCGAGATCCAGTCCCGGGCCAAGTGCCTGAGTGCCAATACCCAACTGCTGGAGCAACTCGACGAACTGGAAGCCAAGGCCCGCCGTCGCGACATCCTGGCGGACGAGGAAACCCTGTTCGCCTTCTACGATGCGCGCTTGCCGGCCGAGATCCACCAGACCGCGACCTTCGACAGCTGGTACCGGATCAACAGCCAGAAAGACCCGCAACTGCTGATCATGCGCGAAGAAGACGTGCTGGCCCGCGAGGCCAGTGAAGTCACTGCCGCGTACTACCCCGACACGTTGCGCGTCGGTGAGCTGACCTTGCCGCTGAGCTACCATTTTGAACCCAACCATCCCCGCGACGGCGTGACCTTGCGCGTGCCGGCACCGCTGCTGCCCATGTTGCCGCCGGAGCGTCTGGAATGGCTGGTGCCCGGGATGATCGAAGCCAAGTGCATCGCCCTGGTGCGCAACCTGCCCAAGGCCCTGCGCAAAAACTTCGTGCCCGTGCCGGATTTCGTCAAGGCCGCGCTGCAACGCATCACCTTTGCTGAGGGTTCGTTGCCGCAATCCCTGGGCCGCGAACTGCTGCGCATGACCGGCGCGCGGGTCAGCGACGAAGCCTGGGCGGAAGCTGCGCAGCAGGTGGAAAGCCATCTGCGCATGAATCTGGAAATCGTCGACGGCCAGGGCAAGTTTCTCGGCGAAGGCCGTGACCTGGCCGAGTTGACGGCGCGCTTTGCCGAAGCCAGCCAGGCCGCCTTGGCCGTGCCGCAGACGGCGAAAAGCCAGGCGCCGGTGGAAGCGAAAATCTTCGCCCCGGTGGCCGAGAAAACCCAACAGAAGATTGCCGGGCTGTCGATGACGGTGTACCCGGCGCTGGTGGAAGAGGGCGGTGTGGTCAAGGAAGGCCGTTTCCCGACCCCGGCTGAAGCCGAGTTCCAGCACCGTCGCGCCTTGCAGCGGTTGCTGATGCAGCAATTGGCAGAATCGGCCAAGTTCCTGCGCGGCAAACTGCCCGGGTTGACGGAACTTGGCCTGCTGTACCGCGAACTGGGACGCATCGACAGCCTGGTGGAAGACATCCTGCTGGTCAGTCTCGACAGCTGCGTGCTGGAAGGCGAGGCGAGCCTGCCCCGTGATGGCGCCGCACTAGCATCCCTGGCCGAGCGCAAACGCGGCGGCTGGACCGAACACGCCGAACGCCTGGCGAAGCTGACCCTGGAGATCCTCAAACTCTGGCACGGCCTGCAAAAACGCTTCAAGGGCAAGATCGACCTGGCCCAGGCCGTGGCGCTGAACGACATCAAGCAGCAACTCAGCCATCTGGTGTACCCGGGATTTGTGCGCGAAACCCCGCATCAGTGGCTCAAGGAGCTGCCACGCTACCTCAAGGCCATCGAGCAGCGCTTGGAGAAACTCGGCAGCCAGGTGCAGAAGGACCGGGTCTGGAGCGGTGAACTGTCGAACCTCTGGGCCCAGTACCAGACCCGCGCCAGCAAACACGCCCAGGAAGGCAAGCGCGACCCGCAACTGGAGCTGTACCGCTGGTGGCTGGAGGAATACCGGGTGTCGCTGTTTGCCCAGCAACTGGGCACCAAGGTGCCGATTTCGGATAAGCGCTTGAGCAAGCAGTGGGGGCAGGTGGAGCCCTGA
- a CDS encoding beta-ketoacyl-ACP synthase III, with amino-acid sequence MHNVVISGTGLYTPANSISNEELVQSFNTYVAQFNADNAQAIERGEVEALTESSAAFIEKASGIKSRFVMDKDGILDPQRMTPRLPERSNDEWSVLCEMAVGAAKQALERAGRTAADIDGVIVACSNLQRPYPAIAIEVQEALGIEGFGYDINVACSSATFGIQAAANSVQLGQARAILMVNPEVCTGHLNFRDRDSHFIFGDAATAVIIERADLATSPYQFDVVSTKLLTKFSNNIRNNFGFLNRAGEEGIGSRDKLFVQEGRKVFRDVCPMVAELIGVHLEENQLSVGEVKRFWLHQANLSMNHLIVRKLLGREATEEEAPVILDRYANTSSAGSVIAFHSYQDDLPSGSVAVLSSFGAGYSIGSVILRKH; translated from the coding sequence ATGCATAACGTCGTCATCAGCGGCACCGGCCTGTACACCCCGGCCAACAGCATCTCCAATGAAGAGCTGGTGCAGTCTTTCAATACCTACGTCGCGCAATTCAACGCCGACAATGCCCAAGCCATCGAGCGGGGAGAAGTCGAGGCGTTGACCGAATCCAGCGCGGCGTTCATCGAAAAAGCTTCTGGCATCAAGAGCCGCTTTGTCATGGACAAGGATGGCATCCTCGACCCGCAACGCATGACCCCGCGCCTGCCCGAGCGCTCCAACGACGAGTGGTCGGTGCTGTGTGAAATGGCCGTCGGTGCCGCGAAACAGGCCCTGGAACGCGCCGGCCGCACCGCCGCCGACATCGATGGCGTGATCGTCGCCTGTTCCAACCTGCAGCGTCCGTACCCGGCCATCGCCATTGAAGTCCAGGAAGCGCTGGGCATCGAAGGCTTTGGTTATGACATCAACGTGGCCTGTTCCTCGGCGACGTTCGGCATCCAGGCCGCGGCCAACAGCGTACAACTGGGCCAGGCCCGGGCGATCCTGATGGTCAACCCTGAGGTGTGCACCGGCCACCTGAATTTCCGCGACCGCGACAGCCACTTCATCTTCGGCGACGCGGCCACCGCGGTGATCATCGAACGGGCGGACCTGGCGACCTCGCCGTATCAGTTCGACGTGGTCAGCACCAAGCTGCTCACCAAATTCTCCAACAACATCCGCAACAACTTCGGCTTCCTCAACCGCGCCGGGGAAGAGGGGATCGGCAGCCGTGACAAGTTGTTTGTCCAGGAAGGTCGTAAAGTCTTCCGCGATGTTTGCCCGATGGTGGCCGAACTGATTGGCGTGCACCTGGAGGAAAATCAGCTGAGCGTCGGTGAAGTGAAGCGTTTCTGGCTGCACCAGGCCAACCTGAGCATGAACCACCTGATCGTGCGCAAGCTGCTGGGTCGCGAAGCCACCGAAGAAGAAGCGCCGGTGATCCTCGACCGCTACGCCAACACCAGCTCGGCGGGTTCGGTGATTGCGTTCCACTCCTACCAGGATGATTTGCCCAGCGGTTCGGTCGCCGTACTCAGCTCGTTCGGCGCCGGCTATTCGATTGGCAGCGTGATTCTGCGTAAGCATTGA
- a CDS encoding RNA polymerase sigma factor has translation MTVTDDTQLLQRLLAGEQQAFKELVSTYQSPMRAVAYAIVGSRHADEVVQDAWLSVVRNLNGFQGRSSLKTWLLTITANAAKGRYKQNRREVLLDDLPSPHGTLGDDRFAADGHWLLAPFAWHQDTPEALLTMSELRECLEHTLLSLSQLQSSVLTLRERQGLELEDICNLLDISLSNVRVLLHRARLKVFATVEHFEETGEC, from the coding sequence ATGACCGTCACCGACGACACACAACTGCTCCAACGCCTCTTGGCCGGTGAGCAGCAGGCCTTCAAAGAGCTGGTCAGCACCTACCAGAGCCCGATGCGCGCCGTGGCCTACGCCATCGTGGGCAGTCGGCATGCCGATGAAGTGGTGCAGGACGCCTGGTTGTCAGTGGTGCGCAACCTCAATGGCTTCCAGGGCCGCTCCAGTCTCAAGACCTGGCTGCTGACCATCACCGCCAACGCCGCCAAGGGCCGCTACAAGCAGAACCGTCGGGAGGTGTTGCTCGATGATCTGCCGTCGCCCCACGGCACCCTGGGCGATGATCGTTTCGCCGCGGATGGCCATTGGCTGCTAGCACCGTTCGCCTGGCATCAGGACACACCGGAGGCGCTGCTCACGATGAGTGAGCTGCGCGAATGCCTCGAGCACACGCTGCTCAGTCTGTCGCAACTGCAAAGCAGTGTCTTGACCCTGCGCGAACGTCAGGGCCTGGAACTGGAAGACATCTGTAATCTTCTGGACATCTCGCTCTCCAACGTACGTGTGCTGTTGCATCGGGCACGGCTGAAGGTCTTTGCGACCGTAGAACATTTCGAGGAAACCGGCGAATGCTGA
- a CDS encoding anti-sigma factor family protein, whose translation MLTCKEQVARSSDFLDGQLSFRERLMMRHHLMFCATCRRFIRQMRLMQATLRKLPESPVPNLDQLAEKLAAERRKNIR comes from the coding sequence ATGCTGACCTGTAAGGAACAAGTGGCGCGCTCCAGCGATTTTCTCGACGGCCAACTGAGTTTTCGTGAGCGCCTGATGATGCGCCATCATCTGATGTTCTGTGCCACGTGCCGGCGTTTCATTCGCCAGATGCGCCTGATGCAGGCCACGCTCAGAAAGCTGCCTGAATCGCCGGTTCCCAATCTGGATCAGTTGGCTGAAAAACTCGCGGCCGAGCGCCGTAAAAATATTCGCTGA
- a CDS encoding OprO/OprP family phosphate-selective porin, producing the protein MIRKHFAGVAASALAMAVTAQAFAGTVTTDGADIVVKTKGGLEVATTDKEFSFKLGGRLQADYSQFDGLYTDNGNSADAAYFRRAFLELSGVLYTDWAYTISYDFSHNAGSSDDGYFDEASMAYNGFKPVSIKFGRFDPDFGLEKATSSKWVTAPERNAAYDLIDWANGHQNGLGLQASSTFADSFYASAGVFAKDNNDTDGDSVKQVNGRFVFAPMHDSGNVLHFGVNVASRDVSDTVFDARYRSRLGMRGVETLGGNDAGPNGNRPLLGGANNSPAGSYDTDTAFGLEAAFAMGPASIQGEYISRKTKADSDAFEDIKGHGFYVQGAYTITGESRGYKVGKFDAIKPQNKSIGAWEVFYRYDSMTVEDDNITTASATRDVGDAEAKVHNLGVNWYANEAVKISAAYVKAKADNVTNANGDDDGDGFVMRAQYVF; encoded by the coding sequence ATGATCCGTAAGCACTTCGCAGGTGTTGCCGCCAGCGCACTGGCAATGGCAGTAACCGCCCAGGCTTTCGCCGGCACCGTCACCACCGATGGCGCCGATATCGTGGTCAAAACCAAGGGCGGCCTTGAGGTCGCTACCACCGACAAAGAGTTCAGCTTCAAGCTTGGCGGTCGTTTGCAGGCTGACTACAGCCAGTTCGACGGTCTCTACACCGATAATGGCAATTCGGCCGACGCCGCTTACTTTCGTCGCGCTTTCCTGGAACTGTCCGGCGTGCTGTACACGGACTGGGCCTACACCATCAGCTACGACTTCTCGCATAACGCCGGCAGTTCAGACGACGGTTACTTTGACGAAGCGTCCATGGCCTACAACGGCTTCAAGCCGGTCTCGATCAAATTCGGTCGTTTCGACCCGGATTTCGGTCTGGAAAAAGCCACCAGTTCCAAGTGGGTGACCGCGCCGGAGCGTAACGCCGCTTACGATCTGATCGACTGGGCCAACGGCCACCAGAACGGTCTGGGTCTGCAAGCGTCCAGCACCTTCGCCGATTCGTTCTATGCCTCCGCTGGCGTATTCGCCAAGGACAACAACGACACCGACGGCGACAGCGTCAAGCAGGTCAACGGTCGCTTCGTATTCGCGCCGATGCATGACTCCGGCAACGTCCTGCACTTCGGTGTGAACGTCGCCTCCCGTGACGTCTCCGACACCGTATTCGATGCACGTTACCGTTCCCGCCTGGGCATGCGTGGCGTCGAAACGCTGGGTGGCAACGATGCCGGCCCTAACGGCAACCGTCCGTTGCTGGGTGGCGCGAACAACTCGCCGGCCGGTTCGTACGACACCGACACGGCGTTCGGCCTGGAAGCCGCTTTCGCCATGGGGCCTGCGTCGATCCAAGGTGAATACATTTCGCGTAAAACCAAGGCTGACAGCGATGCCTTCGAAGACATCAAAGGCCACGGCTTCTACGTCCAGGGTGCCTATACCATCACTGGTGAGTCCCGTGGCTATAAAGTCGGCAAGTTTGACGCGATCAAACCCCAGAACAAATCCATCGGCGCCTGGGAAGTGTTCTATCGCTACGACAGCATGACCGTCGAAGACGACAACATCACCACTGCCTCCGCGACCCGTGACGTGGGCGATGCCGAAGCCAAGGTGCACAACCTGGGCGTGAACTGGTACGCCAACGAAGCAGTGAAAATCTCCGCTGCCTACGTCAAGGCCAAGGCCGACAACGTGACCAATGCCAACGGCGACGACGATGGCGACGGTTTTGTCATGCGCGCCCAGTACGTGTTCTGA
- a CDS encoding GNAT family N-acetyltransferase, which yields MPLHVLDSLSAIAPQEWDALVPANQPFLRHAFLTALQDSGSLGPQSGWQAEHLLHIEDGRVLAALPSYRKWHSYGEYVFDHAWADACARAGIDYYPKLLTAVPFSPVSGPRLLAASGEDGLELLASLPGYLEIESLSSAHINFTDAFTDAALAGQEGWLQRIGCQYHWRNRGYRDFQDFLDALSSRKRKQMRKEREQVAGQGIDFQWLEGHQLDQAQWDFVYACYANTYAVRRQAPYLTRTFFSLLAERMPEAIRVVLAKQGSRPVAMAFSLVGGDSFYGRYWGCLAEFDRLHFETCFYQGMDYAIAHGLQRFDAGAQGEHKLIRGFEPVITRSWHYLRHPGLKAAVADFLVREQEGVLAYAEEAKTALPYRQC from the coding sequence ATGCCGCTACACGTTCTGGACAGCCTGTCCGCCATCGCGCCGCAAGAGTGGGACGCGCTGGTGCCCGCCAATCAACCTTTCCTGCGCCACGCTTTCCTCACGGCCCTGCAAGACAGTGGCAGCCTGGGCCCGCAATCAGGCTGGCAGGCCGAGCATCTGCTGCATATTGAAGACGGGCGTGTGCTGGCGGCTCTGCCCAGTTATCGCAAGTGGCATTCCTACGGCGAGTACGTGTTCGACCATGCCTGGGCCGACGCCTGCGCCCGGGCCGGGATCGACTATTACCCCAAGCTGTTGACGGCGGTGCCGTTCAGCCCGGTCAGTGGCCCGCGGCTGCTGGCGGCGAGTGGGGAAGACGGGTTGGAGTTGCTTGCCAGCCTGCCGGGTTATCTGGAAATCGAATCGCTCTCCAGTGCCCACATCAACTTCACCGATGCCTTTACCGACGCAGCGCTGGCCGGGCAGGAGGGCTGGCTGCAGCGGATTGGTTGCCAGTACCACTGGCGCAATCGCGGGTATCGGGACTTTCAGGATTTTCTCGACGCGCTCAGTTCCCGCAAACGCAAGCAGATGCGCAAGGAACGTGAGCAAGTGGCGGGGCAGGGCATCGATTTCCAATGGCTGGAAGGTCATCAACTGGACCAGGCCCAGTGGGATTTTGTCTACGCCTGTTACGCCAATACTTACGCGGTGCGTCGGCAAGCGCCGTACCTGACCCGGACGTTTTTCAGTCTGCTGGCCGAGCGCATGCCCGAGGCCATTCGCGTGGTGTTGGCCAAGCAAGGTTCACGGCCGGTGGCGATGGCGTTCAGCCTGGTGGGCGGTGACAGTTTTTATGGGCGTTACTGGGGGTGCCTGGCGGAATTCGACCGTTTGCACTTCGAGACCTGTTTTTATCAGGGCATGGATTACGCCATTGCCCACGGCTTGCAGCGTTTCGATGCCGGTGCCCAGGGCGAGCACAAACTGATTCGTGGTTTCGAGCCGGTGATCACCCGTTCCTGGCACTA